Proteins encoded within one genomic window of Ammonifex degensii KC4:
- a CDS encoding helix-turn-helix domain-containing protein, whose amino-acid sequence MRVIVYRVRELWEEKQRREKRRITLVELSLATGVNRNTLSRLVDPVRRPYNTTTDVIDKLCRYFDCQPGDLMVYVPDEK is encoded by the coding sequence ATGCGTGTGATCGTTTACCGGGTGCGGGAGCTGTGGGAAGAGAAGCAGAGGCGGGAGAAGAGGCGGATCACGCTGGTGGAGCTGTCCCTGGCCACCGGCGTCAACCGCAACACGCTGTCGAGGCTGGTAGACCCGGTACGCAGGCCCTACAACACCACGACCGACGTCATCGACAAGCTGTGCCGGTACTTCGACTGCCAGCCCGGGGATCTCATGGTCTACGTGCCCGACGAGAAGTAG
- a CDS encoding tyrosine-type recombinase/integrase, translating into MPKRRGNGEGTIVLRKTCKACGKVACSSDPKKLKACRHCGAALPKEGIWEARASLGYDADGRPVRKSFYARTREEAVKKLTQALHQASLGVLTAPARLTLGEWLATWLETYKKGKLRPTTLANYETVIRAYILPSLGSVPLRSVTPASLQALYNSLSARGLSARTVRLVHVVLNACLKQAVKNGLLVRNPAEATEPPKLKRRVPVRPLAREEVEAFLKAARGERLYPAFALALKTGLRRGEVLGLKWEDVDLERGVLRVRRSLVEAKDPETGKVRLVFQEPKTEKSRRTVPLTRDVVALLKSHKARQNEEKLYFGEAYEDNGLVFCTELGKPIWPRNFLRAFHSVLKKAGLERHRFHALRHTFATLLLASGEELKNVQELLGHERISTTADVYAEVLEDAKKKAVTRLDAFLKV; encoded by the coding sequence ATGCCGAAGAGGAGGGGCAACGGGGAGGGTACGATCGTCCTCCGCAAGACCTGCAAGGCCTGCGGGAAGGTGGCGTGCTCTTCCGACCCGAAGAAGCTCAAGGCCTGCAGGCACTGCGGTGCAGCCCTCCCGAAGGAGGGGATCTGGGAGGCCCGCGCCTCCCTGGGCTACGACGCCGACGGGAGGCCCGTGAGGAAGAGCTTCTACGCCAGGACCCGCGAGGAGGCGGTGAAGAAGCTCACGCAGGCGTTGCACCAGGCTTCCCTCGGCGTCCTCACCGCTCCCGCGAGGCTCACCCTCGGAGAGTGGCTTGCGACCTGGCTGGAGACCTACAAGAAAGGGAAGCTGAGGCCTACCACCCTGGCGAACTACGAGACGGTGATCCGCGCGTACATCCTTCCTTCCCTCGGAAGCGTGCCGCTCCGCTCGGTCACGCCCGCCTCGCTGCAGGCCCTGTACAACTCGCTGTCTGCCCGGGGGCTATCCGCGAGGACGGTGAGGCTCGTGCACGTGGTGCTCAACGCCTGCCTGAAGCAGGCGGTAAAGAACGGACTGCTGGTGAGGAACCCCGCCGAGGCCACCGAACCGCCGAAGCTGAAGAGGCGGGTTCCGGTGCGCCCTCTCGCCCGGGAAGAGGTGGAGGCGTTCCTCAAGGCGGCGAGGGGAGAGAGGCTGTACCCCGCCTTCGCGCTGGCGTTAAAGACCGGTCTCAGGCGGGGAGAGGTGCTGGGGCTTAAGTGGGAAGACGTGGACCTGGAACGGGGAGTCCTGAGGGTGAGGAGGAGCCTCGTGGAGGCGAAAGACCCCGAGACGGGGAAAGTCCGCCTCGTCTTTCAGGAGCCGAAGACGGAGAAGAGCAGGAGGACGGTCCCGCTGACGAGGGACGTGGTGGCCTTGCTGAAGAGCCACAAGGCCCGCCAGAACGAGGAAAAGCTCTACTTCGGTGAGGCCTACGAGGATAACGGTCTGGTCTTCTGCACGGAGCTGGGGAAGCCCATCTGGCCCCGCAACTTCCTCCGCGCGTTCCACTCCGTCCTCAAGAAGGCGGGCTTGGAACGCCACCGCTTCCACGCATTGAGGCACACCTTCGCCACCCTGCTCCTGGCGTCCGGGGAAGAACTCAAGAACGTCCAGGAGCTGCTGGGGCACGAGAGGATCAGCACCACCGCCGACGTCTACGCGGAGGTGCTGGAGGACGCGAAGAAGAAGGCGGTGACCAGGCTTGACGCTTTCCTCAAAGTGTGA
- a CDS encoding ISLre2 family transposase, which produces MQIIKQIWEKFQRVAELMFEVLENGIDFISFQERLRRELDSLGQEILREVLEAKDAYLREHREKRPGWQVERRNDPKEVLTLFGLVSYKRTYYRHKETGERAYLIDRLVGYGPHTRVDPLVKAQVLEEAVELSYRKSGERAGKGNPEVVLSGEAVKKVVHNFTPAELPEPPKEKRRVKVLYVEADEDHVAGQDKKSHLPRLVYIHEGKEEVGKGRYKLKRPYYLGGLYPDTDELWLDVLTYIEEHYELHDIERIYLCGDGDRWIKRGLEFLPKSVFVLDLFHLDKYLVAALGKDKEAYGEIWAALRRGDRVGVEKVLKGAARQAETPGRRKAVRDCRRYINQNWEGITAYRLYPEAQLGVSAEAHASHLYSARLSSRPMAWSACGVDRMARLRVAKANGVSLREQYVARWREGLKALEIDKAAIEEERQRLRKVSGEVFENIPALRGPVTSLTRALKALSRNIGLLW; this is translated from the coding sequence TTGCAGATTATAAAACAGATTTGGGAGAAGTTCCAGAGGGTAGCGGAGCTAATGTTTGAGGTATTAGAGAACGGGATTGATTTTATAAGCTTTCAGGAGAGGCTCCGGCGGGAACTCGACAGCTTAGGGCAAGAGATCCTGAGGGAAGTTCTGGAGGCAAAAGACGCTTATTTACGGGAGCACCGGGAAAAGCGGCCTGGCTGGCAAGTAGAGCGGAGGAATGATCCCAAGGAAGTGCTCACCCTTTTCGGTCTGGTCAGCTACAAGCGGACCTATTACCGGCACAAAGAGACTGGGGAGCGGGCATACTTAATAGACCGTTTGGTGGGTTACGGGCCGCATACGCGGGTTGACCCTCTGGTCAAGGCACAAGTTTTAGAAGAAGCAGTAGAGCTTTCTTACCGGAAAAGTGGGGAAAGGGCAGGAAAAGGCAACCCGGAGGTTGTGCTGAGTGGTGAGGCTGTGAAAAAGGTAGTTCACAACTTCACCCCTGCAGAACTGCCCGAACCACCCAAAGAGAAGCGCCGGGTGAAGGTCCTTTACGTAGAAGCGGACGAAGACCACGTAGCTGGCCAGGACAAGAAGAGCCACCTACCTCGTCTTGTTTACATACACGAAGGGAAAGAAGAGGTGGGGAAAGGGCGGTATAAGCTTAAGCGGCCTTACTACCTGGGAGGGCTATATCCGGACACGGATGAACTGTGGCTGGACGTTCTAACCTACATTGAGGAGCATTATGAGCTACACGATATTGAGCGGATCTATCTTTGTGGAGACGGGGACAGGTGGATAAAGAGGGGTCTGGAGTTTTTACCGAAGAGCGTATTTGTTCTGGACCTTTTCCACCTGGATAAATACCTTGTGGCCGCTTTAGGAAAGGACAAAGAGGCATATGGAGAGATTTGGGCAGCCTTGAGGCGTGGTGATCGGGTGGGGGTAGAGAAGGTACTGAAGGGAGCGGCGAGGCAGGCGGAGACACCTGGCCGGAGGAAGGCGGTGCGTGATTGTCGGCGCTACATAAATCAGAACTGGGAGGGGATAACGGCATACCGGCTTTACCCGGAGGCGCAGTTAGGGGTGAGCGCGGAGGCTCACGCAAGCCACCTGTACTCGGCGCGGTTGTCGTCGCGGCCGATGGCCTGGAGTGCTTGTGGGGTAGACCGGATGGCCCGGTTGCGGGTGGCGAAGGCGAATGGTGTTTCCTTGCGGGAACAATATGTGGCCCGATGGAGGGAGGGCTTAAAGGCTTTAGAGATCGATAAGGCAGCCATTGAGGAAGAGAGGCAGAGGCTAAGGAAAGTATCGGGTGAGGTGTTCGAGAATATTCCCGCTTTGCGGGGTCCGGTAACGTCATTAACCAGAGCCCTCAAAGCTTTGAGCCGGAACATCGGTCTTCTCTGGTAG
- a CDS encoding sulfide-dependent adenosine diphosphate thiazole synthase: protein MEINLPALDERVITQAIITRYTEVLLSLSEVEVAVVGAGPSGLSAAYYLAGSGIKTAVFERRASVGGGMWGGGMMFNQIVFQEPAREIFEEVGIRFTEFAPGYYVADAVETVTGLAYAVCRKGAKIINLVTVEDVVLQNDVVTGVVLNWTAVEMAGLHVDPLAVRCRCVVDATGHDARVVRLLTEKNGVTLKTPGGRVQGEKSLWAEIGEKQILENTAEVYPGLYVTGMAANAVAGGYRMGPIFGGMLLSGKKVASLISEKLRSSSSGSPN, encoded by the coding sequence ATGGAAATAAACCTTCCTGCGCTCGATGAGCGGGTAATCACCCAGGCAATAATAACTCGGTATACCGAAGTGCTTCTTTCCCTCAGCGAGGTCGAAGTGGCGGTGGTCGGCGCTGGGCCCTCAGGGCTCTCGGCCGCGTATTATCTGGCTGGCAGCGGCATCAAAACTGCGGTCTTTGAACGGCGCGCAAGCGTCGGCGGGGGAATGTGGGGTGGCGGGATGATGTTCAACCAGATCGTCTTCCAGGAGCCCGCCCGGGAAATATTTGAAGAAGTGGGCATCCGGTTTACCGAGTTCGCGCCGGGCTATTATGTCGCCGACGCCGTAGAAACGGTAACCGGGCTTGCGTATGCCGTCTGCCGGAAGGGAGCCAAGATAATCAACTTAGTGACGGTAGAAGACGTAGTGCTCCAAAACGACGTGGTAACAGGAGTGGTGTTGAACTGGACGGCGGTGGAAATGGCCGGTCTGCACGTAGACCCGCTGGCAGTCCGCTGCCGCTGCGTGGTTGACGCCACGGGCCACGATGCCCGGGTGGTGCGGCTTCTGACAGAGAAAAACGGCGTTACGCTTAAAACCCCTGGCGGTCGGGTCCAGGGAGAGAAATCCCTGTGGGCCGAAATCGGAGAGAAACAGATCTTAGAAAACACGGCCGAGGTCTACCCGGGCCTCTACGTTACCGGAATGGCCGCTAACGCGGTGGCCGGCGGCTACCGGATGGGACCCATCTTTGGAGGAATGCTTCTTTCCGGAAAGAAGGTAGCAAGCCTGATCAGCGAAAAACTCCGCAGCAGCAGCAGCGGAAGTCCAAATTGA
- the nifU gene encoding Fe-S cluster assembly scaffold protein NifU — MYSAKVMEHFLHPRNVGVIEDADGVGEVGNPACGDVMTFYIKVKEDRIAEIKFQTFGCAAAIAVASMISEMAKGKHITEALKITNKDVAEALEGLPKQKLHCSNLGADALHKAIEDYLARKKEKEAGDDGNKPSCAR; from the coding sequence GTGTACAGCGCTAAGGTAATGGAGCACTTTTTACACCCACGCAACGTGGGCGTCATTGAGGACGCCGACGGTGTCGGCGAGGTGGGCAACCCTGCCTGCGGGGATGTAATGACCTTTTACATCAAGGTCAAGGAAGACCGGATCGCGGAAATCAAGTTTCAGACCTTCGGTTGCGCCGCAGCGATCGCCGTTGCCAGCATGATCAGCGAGATGGCCAAGGGCAAGCATATTACGGAGGCACTTAAAATCACGAATAAGGACGTCGCGGAAGCCCTGGAAGGCTTACCGAAACAGAAACTTCACTGCTCCAACCTCGGAGCAGACGCCCTGCATAAAGCGATCGAGGATTACCTGGCGCGCAAAAAAGAAAAGGAGGCTGGGGATGATGGAAATAAACCTTCCTGCGCTCGATGA
- the nifS gene encoding cysteine desulfurase NifS, with amino-acid sequence MVYLDYAAAAPVLPEVYEAMLPYFTEHWGNPSSIHELGEKAREALEKARAQVADLIGAAPEEIIFTSCGTEANNFALKGIAWAHENRGKHIIISSIEHFSIMHCAKTLERWGFEVTRLPVDRYGMVNPADVEKALRPDTILVSVMHANNEIGTIQPIAEIGRICRERNVLFHTDAVATAGLIPVNVEELNVDLLTLSANTFYGPKGAAALYIRKGVRIQPLLDGGIQERGLRAGTENVPAIVGMGVAAAIAKKEMNSRIQHLQALRDRLIEELPKRIPDTILLGHPHQRLPNNVSVAIEYVEGESMLLFMDMAGIKISSGSACVSRSLKVSHVMLAMGISAATAQGSLVFTLGIHNTEKDVDQVLEVLPPVVQRLREMSPLYHKAKHAQASKQPSGGGQGVQR; translated from the coding sequence TTGGTCTATCTCGATTATGCTGCCGCGGCCCCGGTACTCCCGGAGGTTTACGAGGCGATGCTTCCCTACTTTACAGAGCACTGGGGTAATCCCTCCAGCATCCACGAACTGGGGGAAAAAGCCCGGGAAGCGCTGGAGAAGGCGCGGGCACAGGTGGCCGACTTGATCGGAGCAGCACCGGAGGAAATAATCTTCACCTCCTGCGGAACCGAGGCCAACAACTTTGCGCTCAAAGGCATCGCTTGGGCCCACGAGAACCGGGGCAAACATATCATCATTAGTTCGATAGAGCACTTTTCCATTATGCACTGCGCCAAAACGCTGGAGCGTTGGGGGTTCGAAGTAACCCGCCTACCGGTTGACCGGTACGGGATGGTAAACCCGGCAGATGTAGAAAAGGCGCTCCGGCCCGACACCATCCTTGTGTCAGTGATGCACGCCAACAACGAAATAGGTACGATCCAGCCCATCGCTGAAATCGGGCGCATCTGTCGCGAAAGAAACGTCCTTTTCCATACCGACGCCGTGGCCACAGCGGGACTGATCCCGGTCAACGTAGAGGAGTTGAACGTGGATCTTTTAACCCTTTCCGCCAATACCTTTTACGGTCCCAAAGGTGCAGCTGCCCTCTACATCCGGAAAGGGGTCCGGATCCAGCCGCTGCTTGACGGAGGAATCCAGGAGCGGGGGCTCCGGGCAGGCACGGAAAACGTACCCGCAATTGTTGGAATGGGTGTAGCTGCTGCGATCGCCAAAAAAGAAATGAACTCCCGCATCCAGCACCTGCAGGCTTTGCGCGACCGTCTGATCGAGGAGTTGCCTAAACGCATTCCCGATACCATCCTCCTCGGGCATCCCCACCAGCGCTTACCCAATAACGTCAGTGTGGCCATCGAGTATGTCGAGGGCGAGTCAATGCTCCTCTTTATGGATATGGCAGGCATCAAGATTTCCAGCGGCTCGGCCTGTGTTTCCCGTAGCTTAAAGGTCTCCCACGTAATGCTGGCTATGGGGATAAGCGCAGCCACCGCCCAGGGCTCACTGGTATTCACCCTGGGCATCCACAACACCGAAAAGGACGTGGACCAGGTGCTCGAGGTCCTGCCGCCAGTGGTGCAGCGGCTGCGAGAAATGTCGCCCCTCTACCATAAGGCGAAGCACGCGCAGGCAAGCAAACAACCTTCGGGAGGTGGCCAGGGTGTACAGCGCTAA
- the nadA gene encoding quinolinate synthase NadA: MEINELKERIAALKAEKNAVILAHNYQRAEVQDVADFVGDSLELSQQAAKTNAEVIVFCGVHFMAETAAIICPEKKVLLPDLAAGCRMADMVTPEDLEAVKQQFPQALVVCYVNSSAAVKAVSDVCCTSANAVRVVEALGDQEILFIPDQYLGEYVREVTGKQVILWPGFCPTHVAIRREEILKLKALYPDAPVVVHPECPREVRELADAVLSTGGICRYAREKDFETLIVGTEVGILHRLRKENPGKRFIPASKKAVCPNMKRITLEKIVRALETLQPEVIVPEEIRLKAHRALERMFVLTGRDTSKTPDSLPSSPNAPVSGA, translated from the coding sequence GTGGAAATAAACGAGCTTAAGGAGCGGATCGCAGCGCTGAAGGCTGAAAAAAACGCCGTCATCCTCGCCCATAACTACCAGCGGGCCGAGGTGCAGGACGTGGCCGACTTTGTCGGCGACAGTTTGGAGTTGAGTCAACAGGCGGCGAAAACGAACGCAGAAGTGATCGTCTTCTGTGGCGTCCACTTTATGGCCGAAACTGCAGCGATCATCTGCCCAGAGAAAAAGGTTCTCCTTCCCGATCTCGCAGCCGGGTGCCGGATGGCAGATATGGTCACGCCCGAGGATCTAGAAGCAGTCAAACAGCAATTTCCTCAGGCGCTTGTGGTCTGTTACGTGAACTCCAGCGCTGCCGTCAAGGCGGTAAGCGACGTCTGCTGTACCTCGGCCAACGCCGTTCGCGTCGTGGAAGCACTCGGGGACCAGGAGATTTTGTTCATCCCCGACCAGTACCTGGGCGAGTACGTCCGCGAGGTTACGGGCAAGCAAGTGATCCTGTGGCCTGGCTTCTGCCCTACCCACGTCGCCATCAGACGGGAAGAAATCCTAAAGCTGAAGGCACTCTACCCAGATGCTCCCGTCGTGGTTCACCCCGAGTGCCCGCGTGAGGTAAGGGAACTCGCGGACGCGGTGCTGAGCACAGGGGGCATCTGCCGCTACGCCAGGGAAAAGGATTTCGAAACACTCATCGTGGGCACCGAGGTGGGCATTCTTCACCGGCTACGCAAGGAAAACCCGGGTAAGAGGTTCATCCCTGCTTCAAAAAAAGCGGTCTGCCCCAACATGAAGCGGATTACCTTAGAAAAAATTGTCCGCGCGCTAGAAACCTTGCAGCCGGAGGTCATCGTGCCGGAAGAAATCCGGCTCAAGGCACACCGCGCACTGGAACGGATGTTTGTGCTCACCGGCCGGGATACGTCCAAGACACCGGACTCGCTGCCATCGTCTCCGAATGCGCCTGTTTCCGGAGCTTAA
- a CDS encoding RrF2 family transcriptional regulator, with product MKLSTRIRYGVRALMDIAEHGTAGPVSLKDVARRQGISEQYLEQLALLLKGAGLIRSIRGAHGGFVLSRQATEIRLSEIVEILGGPIKLVDCLYDQEVCTRADCCAVRDVWREANEAFRNVLAAVTLADLVERQRKKLDHLSKKRGIQSGNKRA from the coding sequence ATGAAGCTCTCGACAAGGATTCGCTATGGGGTCAGAGCGTTGATGGATATCGCCGAACACGGAACGGCAGGGCCAGTAAGCTTGAAAGACGTTGCTCGCCGCCAAGGAATCTCGGAGCAGTACTTAGAACAACTGGCACTGTTACTTAAGGGGGCAGGACTCATCAGGAGCATCCGGGGGGCTCACGGAGGGTTTGTGCTGAGCAGGCAAGCCACGGAGATCCGCCTGAGTGAAATTGTGGAAATCTTGGGTGGACCTATCAAGCTAGTAGACTGCCTCTACGATCAGGAGGTATGTACGCGGGCTGATTGCTGTGCCGTCCGGGACGTATGGCGTGAGGCCAACGAAGCCTTCCGGAACGTGCTGGCTGCGGTAACCCTTGCCGATCTCGTGGAGCGGCAGCGAAAAAAACTGGATCACTTGAGCAAGAAGAGAGGGATCCAAAGTGGAAATAAACGAGCTTAA
- a CDS encoding MOSC domain-containing protein: MRNTEGTRGRVVAVCLSKNKGERKENVGKGKLVAGHGLEGDAHAGDWHRQVSLLALESIEKMRARGLEVGPGDFAENITTQGLDFTRLSVGTLLRIGTALGEVTQIGKECHTACAIRRQVGDCIMPREGVFVRIIKSGTVEVGDIVEVVNPTAETGGL; this comes from the coding sequence ATGCGAAATACTGAAGGGACACGGGGCCGGGTTGTAGCTGTGTGTCTGAGCAAGAACAAGGGCGAACGAAAAGAAAACGTGGGGAAAGGTAAGCTGGTGGCCGGCCACGGCCTCGAAGGTGACGCTCATGCAGGTGATTGGCATCGTCAGGTAAGCCTCCTCGCCCTAGAAAGTATCGAAAAGATGCGCGCCCGGGGGCTGGAGGTTGGACCTGGAGATTTCGCAGAAAACATTACCACCCAAGGGTTAGACTTTACCCGCCTTTCCGTAGGCACCCTCCTGCGAATCGGTACTGCGCTCGGAGAAGTAACCCAAATCGGGAAGGAATGCCACACTGCCTGCGCCATCAGGCGCCAGGTCGGGGACTGCATTATGCCCCGAGAGGGAGTCTTCGTCCGGATAATTAAAAGCGGTACGGTTGAGGTGGGAGATATTGTAGAAGTCGTAAACCCTACGGCTGAAACTGGGGGCTTGTAA
- a CDS encoding IS200/IS605 family accessory protein TnpB-related protein: protein MRRKRKREKFSITVCGEFFPEVYPAFRSARWARGEEDPLETEMRLFCACERWAYNRLLEGVSRDEIKKRGQELFGLNSRYVDDARLKARALIDSQKELLAQEVEETEKKLSRARKKLGLAMKKLARAEKKGAAPAALEKLRLAVKGRASRVASLEERLAELNSHLENGTVPRMVFGGRKLWKRVCKGRATREEWWHARKNRLYSRGDEEKGGNPNIKVSHRDGEFYLSATISHLSEKVGEDKLGRPKMSRAPRVEGRLWLPEKHRDLVRIWLAMKLPYTAELIRTPDGRYLVHLTFDLGGLKEPDFAKGCLALDTNPDGVALCSVGPNGQPEPWPEGFSVPYPGNLGKYEGEFQVITYPSGFMYIRVPDLAYASGFRRDYLIGVLAKVVVDIALFLGKPVVLEDLDFGKDRLGDLKKFNRMASNFPYAKMMEAVYRRAAKEGVPFKLVPPRHTSTIGYWKYAGRYAVPVHCAAALVIGRRAMGFKERITREIKEFVLRVKEELASGDSLPGEGRGMTRKVKALLARLEKKLPLHNGLARRQQESFGSCWRELKMLALAFR from the coding sequence GTGCGGAGAAAGCGCAAAAGGGAGAAGTTTAGTATTACAGTCTGCGGGGAGTTCTTCCCCGAAGTCTACCCCGCCTTCAGGTCGGCGAGGTGGGCCCGGGGCGAGGAAGACCCGCTGGAGACGGAGATGCGGCTCTTCTGCGCCTGCGAACGGTGGGCCTACAACCGGCTCTTAGAAGGTGTCTCCCGGGACGAGATCAAGAAGCGCGGCCAGGAGCTTTTCGGGCTCAACTCCCGGTACGTGGACGACGCCAGGCTCAAAGCCCGCGCCCTAATAGACTCCCAGAAAGAGCTCCTGGCACAGGAAGTAGAGGAGACGGAAAAGAAGCTGAGCCGGGCCAGGAAGAAGCTGGGCTTAGCCATGAAGAAGCTGGCCAGGGCCGAAAAGAAGGGCGCCGCCCCTGCCGCGCTGGAAAAGCTGCGCCTGGCAGTTAAAGGCCGCGCTTCACGTGTAGCCTCCCTGGAGGAGAGACTGGCCGAACTCAACTCCCACTTGGAAAACGGCACCGTACCCAGAATGGTCTTCGGGGGTAGGAAGCTCTGGAAGAGGGTTTGCAAAGGCCGGGCCACGCGGGAGGAGTGGTGGCACGCCCGCAAAAACCGCCTCTACTCCCGTGGGGACGAAGAGAAAGGTGGCAACCCGAACATCAAAGTCTCCCACCGGGACGGGGAGTTCTACCTGTCGGCGACCATCTCCCACCTCTCGGAGAAGGTGGGTGAGGACAAGCTTGGCCGCCCGAAGATGAGCCGCGCCCCGAGGGTGGAGGGCAGGCTCTGGCTGCCAGAGAAGCACCGGGACTTGGTCAGGATATGGCTGGCCATGAAGCTGCCCTACACGGCGGAACTGATACGCACTCCGGACGGACGGTACCTGGTCCACCTGACCTTCGACCTGGGCGGGCTCAAGGAGCCTGACTTCGCTAAAGGTTGTTTGGCCCTGGACACCAACCCCGACGGCGTAGCTTTATGCAGCGTCGGTCCCAACGGCCAGCCGGAGCCCTGGCCGGAAGGCTTCAGCGTCCCCTACCCGGGCAACCTGGGCAAGTACGAAGGGGAGTTCCAGGTCATAACCTACCCCTCGGGCTTCATGTACATCAGGGTGCCCGACCTGGCCTACGCTTCCGGCTTCCGGCGGGACTACCTGATAGGCGTGCTGGCCAAGGTGGTGGTGGACATAGCCCTCTTCCTGGGCAAACCCGTAGTCCTGGAGGACTTAGACTTCGGCAAGGACCGGCTGGGCGACCTGAAAAAGTTTAACCGCATGGCTTCCAACTTCCCCTACGCGAAGATGATGGAGGCGGTGTACCGGAGGGCGGCCAAGGAAGGTGTGCCCTTTAAGCTGGTACCGCCGCGGCACACCTCCACCATCGGGTACTGGAAGTACGCGGGGCGGTACGCGGTCCCGGTGCACTGCGCGGCGGCACTGGTGATCGGCCGCCGGGCCATGGGCTTCAAGGAGAGGATCACGCGGGAAATTAAGGAGTTCGTGCTCCGGGTCAAAGAGGAGCTCGCTTCCGGTGATTCCTTGCCTGGGGAAGGAAGAGGGATGACCCGGAAGGTCAAGGCCCTGCTTGCCCGGCTGGAAAAGAAGCTTCCCCTGCACAACGGGCTTGCCCGCCGGCAGCAGGAAAGCTTCGGTTCCTGCTGGCGCGAGCTTAAAATGCTGGCTCTGGCCTTCCGGTGA
- a CDS encoding glycoside hydrolase family 57 protein produces MAKGYLALVLHAHLPFVRHPEHAWSLEERWLYEAITECYVPLIWVLEGFLRDGVKARLTLSLSPTLLSMLTDPFLLERYRRHLDKLSELLAKETERTANTPFERVVAMYRERFGRLRQTLESYRWKLVEAFRRFKEAGILEIITCAATHGYLPLLMVNPAAAKAQIAVAVDLYRRIFGHNPSGFWLPECAYSPGIDTYLKAHGIKYFFLDTHGVLFASHRPRFGVFAPIYCPSEVAAFGRDVESSKQVWSAKEGYPGDFDYREYYRDIGFDLDYDYIKDYIHPDGIRVATGLKYYRITGKTEHKEPYVPEWATAKADTHAGNFMFNREHQIRYLCRFMDRPPIIVAPYDAELFGHWWFEGPQWLDFLVRKIVFDQQIIELVTPSDYLQRHPCNQVATPCASSWGNKGYHEIWLCGANDWIYRHLHWAADRMTELARRYPESEGWLRRALNQAARELLLAQASDWPFIMATGTMVEYAIYRVKTHLNNFLELYRQITGNCLKPDFVEELEYRHPIFPHIDYRIYATPDP; encoded by the coding sequence ATGGCCAAGGGATACCTGGCCCTGGTACTGCACGCCCACCTCCCCTTCGTGCGCCATCCTGAGCATGCCTGGTCGTTGGAAGAAAGGTGGCTTTATGAGGCCATAACCGAGTGTTACGTTCCCCTCATTTGGGTTCTGGAGGGTTTTCTTAGGGACGGGGTGAAGGCTAGGCTCACCCTCTCCCTCTCCCCCACTCTTCTGTCGATGCTCACCGATCCTTTCCTGCTGGAGCGGTACCGCCGCCACCTGGACAAACTCTCTGAGCTTTTGGCCAAGGAAACCGAGCGCACGGCCAACACCCCTTTTGAACGGGTGGTGGCCATGTACCGGGAGCGCTTCGGGCGCCTGCGCCAAACCCTGGAAAGCTACCGGTGGAAGCTGGTCGAGGCCTTTCGTCGCTTTAAAGAAGCCGGAATTCTAGAAATAATAACCTGCGCAGCCACCCACGGCTACCTTCCCCTACTCATGGTCAACCCGGCCGCCGCCAAGGCCCAGATCGCCGTGGCGGTAGACCTTTACCGCCGGATTTTCGGTCATAACCCCTCTGGTTTCTGGCTACCGGAGTGTGCCTACTCCCCCGGCATAGACACCTACCTTAAGGCCCACGGTATAAAGTACTTTTTCCTGGACACCCACGGCGTCCTCTTTGCCTCACACCGCCCCCGCTTCGGCGTTTTTGCCCCCATCTACTGCCCCAGCGAAGTGGCAGCCTTCGGCCGGGACGTGGAATCCTCTAAGCAGGTCTGGAGCGCCAAGGAAGGTTACCCCGGCGACTTCGACTACCGCGAATATTACCGGGATATAGGGTTCGACCTGGACTACGACTACATCAAGGACTACATCCATCCCGACGGGATAAGGGTAGCCACGGGCTTGAAGTATTATCGCATAACCGGTAAGACGGAACACAAGGAACCCTACGTGCCCGAGTGGGCCACGGCCAAAGCCGATACACACGCCGGCAACTTCATGTTTAACCGGGAGCACCAGATCCGCTACCTCTGCCGCTTCATGGACCGCCCACCCATAATCGTGGCCCCTTACGACGCCGAGCTTTTCGGGCACTGGTGGTTCGAAGGGCCTCAGTGGCTTGACTTCTTGGTACGCAAGATCGTTTTCGACCAGCAGATAATCGAACTCGTCACCCCTTCCGATTACCTTCAGCGCCATCCCTGCAACCAGGTGGCCACCCCTTGCGCCTCCAGCTGGGGAAACAAGGGGTACCACGAAATCTGGCTTTGCGGTGCCAATGACTGGATCTACCGGCACTTACACTGGGCCGCCGACCGCATGACGGAGCTGGCCCGGCGCTACCCGGAAAGTGAAGGGTGGCTCAGAAGAGCCTTAAACCAGGCAGCAAGAGAGCTTCTGCTGGCCCAAGCCAGCGACTGGCCGTTCATCATGGCCACCGGCACCATGGTGGAATACGCCATCTACCGGGTGAAGACCCACCTCAACAACTTCTTGGAACTTTACCGGCAGATCACCGGAAACTGCCTTAAGCCAGACTTTGTTGAGGAGCTGGAGTACCGCCACCCTATCTTTCCTCATATCGACTACCGGATCTACGCCACTCCCGATCCTTAA